The proteins below come from a single Mytilus edulis chromosome 5, xbMytEdul2.2, whole genome shotgun sequence genomic window:
- the LOC139523440 gene encoding ras-related protein Rab-30-like isoform X3 yields the protein MYSILVAGSSGCGKTSLVNRFVGEKFQKEHEPTQHMNSTSHTVEVNGKTVRIMLNDTDGDRKYERFSINYYSTMDATVIMYDISNQESLETASDICERWKRYNQQNEKAVVILVGNKSDMKREINKQDAEDFAERENLPYTETSAKTNQNVTEMFMSVIKRLTENGDDDGCDVPADDMFALRKGYSCMSWDTDTAPTTTTQNSACSCVIN from the exons ATGTATTCAATACTAGTGGCAGGATCGTCAGGATGCGGAAAAACAAGCTTGGTCAATCGTTTTGTT GGAGAAAAATTCCAGAAAGAACATGAACCTACACAACATATGAATAGT ACGTCGCATACAGTGGAAGTAAATGGAAAAACAGTTCGTATAATGCTT AATGATACAGATGGGGATAGAAAATACGAGAGATTCTCTATCAATTATTATTCTACAATGGACGCAACTGTTATCATGTATGATATTTCCAATCAG gaaTCTTTAGAGACGGCAAGTGATATATGTGAGCGATGGAAACGATATAATCAGCAGAACGAGAAAGCAGTTGTAATTCTAGTAGGAAACAAATCTGACATGAAACGTGAAATCAACAAACAGGACGCCGag gATTTTGCAGAGAGGGAAAATTTACCTTACACAGAGACAAGCGCAAAAACCAACCAAAACGTAACGGAGATGTTCATGTCAGTAATAAAACGACTTACAGAAAATGGCGATGATGATGGTTGTGATGTACCTGCAGACGACATGTTTGCTTTGAGAAAAGGATATTCCTGTATGAGTTGGGATACGGACACCGCGCCAACTACGACGACGCAAAACAGTGCATGTAGTTGTGTTATAAATTAA
- the LOC139523440 gene encoding ras-related protein Rab-30-like isoform X1, translating into MYSILVAGSSGCGKTSLVNRFVGEKFQKEHEPTQHMNSTSHTVEVNGKTVRIMLVVLQDDQVYDFHQVRYSICIAMMFQNDTDGDRKYERFSINYYSTMDATVIMYDISNQESLETASDICERWKRYNQQNEKAVVILVGNKSDMKREINKQDAEDFAERENLPYTETSAKTNQNVTEMFMSVIKRLTENGDDDGCDVPADDMFALRKGYSCMSWDTDTAPTTTTQNSACSCVIN; encoded by the exons ATGTATTCAATACTAGTGGCAGGATCGTCAGGATGCGGAAAAACAAGCTTGGTCAATCGTTTTGTT GGAGAAAAATTCCAGAAAGAACATGAACCTACACAACATATGAATAGT ACGTCGCATACAGTGGAAGTAAATGGAAAAACAGTTCGTATAATGCTT GTTGTTCTTCAAGATGACCAAGTTTATGATTTTCATCAAGTCAGATATTCAATATGTATAGCAATGATGTTTCAGAATGATACAGATGGGGATAGAAAATACGAGAGATTCTCTATCAATTATTATTCTACAATGGACGCAACTGTTATCATGTATGATATTTCCAATCAG gaaTCTTTAGAGACGGCAAGTGATATATGTGAGCGATGGAAACGATATAATCAGCAGAACGAGAAAGCAGTTGTAATTCTAGTAGGAAACAAATCTGACATGAAACGTGAAATCAACAAACAGGACGCCGag gATTTTGCAGAGAGGGAAAATTTACCTTACACAGAGACAAGCGCAAAAACCAACCAAAACGTAACGGAGATGTTCATGTCAGTAATAAAACGACTTACAGAAAATGGCGATGATGATGGTTGTGATGTACCTGCAGACGACATGTTTGCTTTGAGAAAAGGATATTCCTGTATGAGTTGGGATACGGACACCGCGCCAACTACGACGACGCAAAACAGTGCATGTAGTTGTGTTATAAATTAA
- the LOC139523440 gene encoding ras-related protein Rab-13-like isoform X4, with amino-acid sequence MYSILVAGSSGCGKTSLVNRFVGEKFQKEHEPTQHMNSTSHTVEVNGKTVRIMLVVLQDDQVYDFHQVRYSICIAMMFQNDTDGDRKYERFSINYYSTMDATVIMYDISNQESLETASDICERWKRYNQQNEKAVVILVGNKSDMKREINKQDAERGKIYLTQRQAQKPTKT; translated from the exons ATGTATTCAATACTAGTGGCAGGATCGTCAGGATGCGGAAAAACAAGCTTGGTCAATCGTTTTGTT GGAGAAAAATTCCAGAAAGAACATGAACCTACACAACATATGAATAGT ACGTCGCATACAGTGGAAGTAAATGGAAAAACAGTTCGTATAATGCTT GTTGTTCTTCAAGATGACCAAGTTTATGATTTTCATCAAGTCAGATATTCAATATGTATAGCAATGATGTTTCAGAATGATACAGATGGGGATAGAAAATACGAGAGATTCTCTATCAATTATTATTCTACAATGGACGCAACTGTTATCATGTATGATATTTCCAATCAG gaaTCTTTAGAGACGGCAAGTGATATATGTGAGCGATGGAAACGATATAATCAGCAGAACGAGAAAGCAGTTGTAATTCTAGTAGGAAACAAATCTGACATGAAACGTGAAATCAACAAACAGGACGCCGag AGAGGGAAAATTTACCTTACACAGAGACAAGCGCAAAAACCAACCAAAACGTAA